A stretch of DNA from Cellulomonas xiejunii:
CACCGGCGGGCGGCCGCCGCGTCCCCCACGAGGGCGGACAGCGCGAGCGACTGGGTGCGGGTCCCCGTCCCCGTCCAGAACACCGCGACGTAACGGGTCGGTTCCGCGGCAGAGCGCGCCGACCACACGACGACCTCGCCGTCGTCGGCCGGTTCGCGCAGCAGCTCGCGACCGTCCGTCGACGTCCGCAGGACGTGGCCCACGGCGGGGGTCGTGAGCAGCGCGATCGTCGCGGCGTCCGACGTCGGAAGGTCGCCGCCCATCATGAGCGGCGAGCGCGCCATGACCCAGAGCGTCAGCAGCGTGCGCTGCTCGTCCGGCGTGAGGCGCGAGGCCCGGTCCTCGCCCCGCTCGGCGCGGATGCCGATGCGACCCAGCGGCAGCATGTCGGCGTCCGCCCAGCCACCGGGCTGCTGGAACGGCGCCCAGCGCGCGAGCCGCGCGAAGTTGGCGTGGACGTCCTGCCACCGGTCCCACAGGTCGTCGCACACCCGCCACATCTGCGCGTGCGTGCGCAGCACCGGAAGGTGCGCCGTCGACAGGGCGGTACCGGGAGAGAGCGACAGCACGATGTCGCGTCCCGACCGCTCGATCGCACGCGACCACGCCGCGACCGCGTCGGCGTGGAACGGCGCCAGCATGTCGTCGACCTTGACGAGGTCCACGCCCCACGAGGCGAGCTGCGCCACCAGGCCGTCGAGCCACACCTGCGCCCCCGGGTGGGCGTGGTCGAGCCCGTACATGTGACCGTTCCACGGGCACGTGGACGCCGTGTCCGCGATGTCGGCCGTGGTCACGTCGTCGGACGCGCCGACGACGGGCAGCCGGGCCGCGACGGCGCGACGCGGGATGCCGCGCAGCGCGTGGACGCCGAACCGCAGACCGAGCGCATGCACCTGCGCGGCCAGGTCGGCGAACCCGCGACCGCCGGCGGCCGAGGGGAAGCGTCCCGGTGCGGGCTGCGGGTAGCCGTGGACGTCGAGCACGAGGTCGGCGTCGTCGGTGTAGCCGTGGGGCCGCGCCGCCGGGTCGGACCAGTCGATGTCGACGACGACGGTGTCCCAGCCGTGCGGCAGGAGGTGCTCGGCCATGAACCTCGCGTTGGCCAGCACCTCCGCCTCGGTGACGGTCGTGCCGTAGCAGTCCCAGCTGTTCCACCCCATGGGTGGGGTCAGTGCGGTCGCCATGGCGCCCCTCCCTCTCGACGTCGACGTCGTCGTCGTCGTGCAGGCTGCGCCCGGCGGCGGACACACGTCGGGCCCGGTCGTCGACCGGGCCCGTGGTGCACTGCGCGCCGACGAACGGCGCTCAGCTCACTTCTTGTTGCGACGCTGGTGGCGCGTCTTGCGCAGCAGCTTGCGGTGCTTCTTCTTCGCCATGCGCTTGCGACGCTTCTTGATGACGGAGCCCATAGCGGTCCTCACTCGTGTCCGGTCGCGACCCGACATGGCCGCGAGTTGGTGGTCGATCGACGCGCGGTGCGCATCGGGCCCACCCGACTCACCCACGCACGCAGAAGTCCGAGAACCCACCTTACGCGATCCGGCGCCGCGACCGCGAACCGCGCTCGACGCCGGACCACCCGCGGCGCGCACCGTCAGGAGGTGCGGCGGCCCTCGCCGAAGGTCTCCGGCTCGACGGTCGCCGACGAGCGCAGGTAGGCGTCCAGCGCGTCCTGCGGCACGCGGAACGAGCGCCCGACGCGCACGGCCGGCAGCTCGCCCGCGTGGACGAGCCGGTACACGGTCATCCGCGAGACCCGCATGAGGTCCGCGACCTCGACGACCGTGAGGAACCGCACGCGACCCTGCGGCACGCCCTGCTCCTCGTTCATGCTCCGGCCCTCCCGATGGCCGGGGCGCGCCGGCTTCGCTCACCCGAGGTTGCCCGGGCACTGACCTCACAGTAGTGGCGCGTGTGACGGGTGGGAAAGAGGAGACACCCGCCCGGCCCACCCGTGCGGCACGGGTCCTGCGTCCCGGCGGGTCGCGACCGTCAGTCGAGGTCGGGGTCCAGTCCCAGGGACGGGAAGACGGCCGCGCGCGTGGCGCGGACGGCGCGGTCGACGTCGTCGGCCGGGTCGTACCCGCCCGTCCAGGGCTTGAACGTCGCCGCGGCGCCGTCCGTCATCATCGGCACGGCGTCGCGGCCGTACCGCTGCCGCACGACGTCCAGCCACACCTGCGGGACGGGGGTGGCCGGGTCCACCGGACGGTGCGCGGCCACGCCCAGCAGGTGCGCCCACGTGCGCGGCACGACGTCGAGCAGGGCGTACCCGCCGCCGCCCAGCGCGACCCACCGCCCGCCGCACACCTCGTGGGCGAGGTCGTGCAGCAGCGTCGAGACCACCAGCTGCGCATCGACCGACACCCGCAGCGTCGCGAGCGGGTCCATGAGGTGCGTGTCGCAGCCGTGCTGCGTGACGAGTACGTCGGGCGCGAACTCGCGCACCACCGCCGGCACGACCGCGTCGATCGCCCGCAGCCAGCCCGCGTCCCCCGTCCGCGACGGCAGCGCGACGTTGACCGCCGTCCCGTCCGCGCGCGGCCCGCCGGTCTCCGTCGGGTACCCCGTCCCGGGGAACAGGGCGTGCCCGGTCTCGTGCACCGACACGGTCAGCACCCGCGGGTCGTCCCAGAAGACGGACTGCACACCGTCGCCGTGGTGCGCGTCCACGTCGACGTACGCGACGCGCCGGGCACCCGCGTCGAGCAGGTCGCGGATCGCCACCGCGGCGTCGTTGTACACGCAGAAGCCGGACGCGGCTCCCGCCCGGGCGTGGTGCAGCCCGCCGCCGACGTTCACGGCGTGCTCCGCGCGACCGTCCCACACGGCCCGGGCCGCATCGACGGTCCCCGCCACCATGCGGGCCGCGGCCTCGTGCATCTGCGGGAACAGCGGGTCGTCGCGCGTCCCGAGGCCGCGGACCAGGTCGGGCACACCACGCTCGGCCGCCGCGTGGACCGCGGCGACGTACTCCGGGTCGTGCACCGTGGCCAGCAGGGCGTCCGACGCGGGCTCGGCGCCCACCACCTCGACGCCGGGCCTGTCGAGGAGCCCGAGCTGTGCGGCCAGCGCGATGGTCAGGTCGATCCGGTCCGACGTCATCGGGTGGCCGAACCCGAAGTCGTACGCGAGCAGCTCGGTGGACCACACCACGCGCAACGTCGCGGGCCCGTCACCCGACGCAGCGGGTGTCGCGTCGGTGGCGGTCATGGGGCCACGCTGCCACCGCCGCGGCCGACATGTCGACCCGACGGGCCGCCGCACCCCGACCCGACGCCGGCCCGGCCAGGACGTGCACGCAGGCTGCGCGTGCCAGAGTGTGCCTGTCGGCACACTGGTGAGCAGGGGGAGGTCGGATGGCGGCGGGGCCCGGCCTGCTGTGGCGCGCGCGCGAGTACGTCGACCGGTCGGCCCGGCAGTCGCCCGCACGGCTGGCGCTGGGCGTGTTCGCGCTGGTCATCGCGGTGATCACGGTGCTGCTGTCCACCCCCTGGGCGACGGCGAGCGGCGGGCGCGCGCCCTTCATCGACGCGCTCTTCACGGCGACCTCCGCGACGACCGTGACAGGCCTCGTGGTCGTGCCGACCGGCGAGTACTGGTCCGGCTGGGGCCTGCTCGTGATCCTCGTCGCGATCAAGATCGGCGGCCTGGGCGTCATGACCCTGGCCTCGCTGCTCGGCATGGCCGTGTCCCGGCGCATCGGGCTGACGCAGCGCCTGCTCGTCTCGTCGGAGACGAAGGTCACCCGCCTCGGCGAGGTCGGCTCCCTGGTCCGCACGGTCATCATCGCCTCGACGGTGCTCGAGGTGGCCATCGCGATCGTCCTGTTCCCGCGGCTCCTGGTGCACGGCGAGCCCGCCTGGACGGCTGCGTGGCACGCGCTGTTCTACGCGGTCTCGGCGTTCAACAACGCCGGCTTCGTGCCGACCCCGGACGGGCTCGACCCGTTCGTCTCCGACTGGTGGATGCTCCTGCCGATCATCATCGGCGTGTTCATCGGGTCGCTCGGCTTCCCCGTGATCCTCAACGTCGCGAACCA
This window harbors:
- a CDS encoding glycoside hydrolase family 27 protein, translating into MATALTPPMGWNSWDCYGTTVTEAEVLANARFMAEHLLPHGWDTVVVDIDWSDPAARPHGYTDDADLVLDVHGYPQPAPGRFPSAAGGRGFADLAAQVHALGLRFGVHALRGIPRRAVAARLPVVGASDDVTTADIADTASTCPWNGHMYGLDHAHPGAQVWLDGLVAQLASWGVDLVKVDDMLAPFHADAVAAWSRAIERSGRDIVLSLSPGTALSTAHLPVLRTHAQMWRVCDDLWDRWQDVHANFARLARWAPFQQPGGWADADMLPLGRIGIRAERGEDRASRLTPDEQRTLLTLWVMARSPLMMGGDLPTSDAATIALLTTPAVGHVLRTSTDGRELLREPADDGEVVVWSARSAAEPTRYVAVFWTGTGTRTQSLALSALVGDAAAARRWIVRDLWTGTPLPDPALDPGRLDAQLTFQVPSHGVRWVALDPV
- a CDS encoding 30S ribosomal protein bS22, translating into MGSVIKKRRKRMAKKKHRKLLRKTRHQRRNKK
- a CDS encoding helix-turn-helix domain-containing protein — protein: MNEEQGVPQGRVRFLTVVEVADLMRVSRMTVYRLVHAGELPAVRVGRSFRVPQDALDAYLRSSATVEPETFGEGRRTS
- a CDS encoding acetoin utilization protein AcuC, which codes for MTATDATPAASGDGPATLRVVWSTELLAYDFGFGHPMTSDRIDLTIALAAQLGLLDRPGVEVVGAEPASDALLATVHDPEYVAAVHAAAERGVPDLVRGLGTRDDPLFPQMHEAAARMVAGTVDAARAVWDGRAEHAVNVGGGLHHARAGAASGFCVYNDAAVAIRDLLDAGARRVAYVDVDAHHGDGVQSVFWDDPRVLTVSVHETGHALFPGTGYPTETGGPRADGTAVNVALPSRTGDAGWLRAIDAVVPAVVREFAPDVLVTQHGCDTHLMDPLATLRVSVDAQLVVSTLLHDLAHEVCGGRWVALGGGGYALLDVVPRTWAHLLGVAAHRPVDPATPVPQVWLDVVRQRYGRDAVPMMTDGAAATFKPWTGGYDPADDVDRAVRATRAAVFPSLGLDPDLD